One Micromonospora sp. WMMD812 genomic window carries:
- a CDS encoding cytochrome P450 has translation MTATWPVLAPASDTPPCGPPRPHPDTGWTLTRYADVRAALVEPSCRVPVAEPGPPGTLAGLRGAVSRFSAPAEHPRRRDVGVAALATLDPDALREHASRLSGAALDSAGGRLDVAGALARCVPVRVLAARLGFADPDAAVPAVAAVAAAYHPGAEPAVVRRADRAVAALVALAPPDPFEALANRIGLLVQACDATAGLICAGARHLLPPAEAPATPRAHPALGRHLLPPPGAPATPRAHPGGDAARAGGGTAPTGPDADAVPAASGGDLVDLLAEVLRLDPPVRGSRRITAGDVRIGGVELPAGTPLVLRFDAANRDPAVFAEPDVFRPGRAAAALTFGVGPRGCPGSGHALALAAGVLDVLRERCRRVPGPVRYEPHPLLRVPTRLEVVAR, from the coding sequence GTGACCGCGACCTGGCCCGTCCTCGCCCCTGCCTCCGACACCCCGCCGTGCGGCCCGCCCCGCCCGCACCCGGACACCGGCTGGACGCTCACCCGGTACGCCGACGTGCGCGCCGCCCTCGTCGAACCCTCCTGCCGGGTGCCGGTCGCCGAGCCCGGCCCGCCGGGCACGCTGGCCGGGTTGCGCGGCGCGGTGAGCCGGTTCAGTGCCCCGGCGGAGCACCCGAGAAGGCGGGACGTAGGCGTCGCGGCGCTGGCGACGCTCGACCCGGACGCGCTGCGCGAGCACGCGAGCCGGCTGTCCGGCGCGGCGCTGGATTCGGCCGGCGGCCGCCTGGACGTGGCGGGCGCGCTCGCCCGGTGCGTACCGGTGCGGGTGCTGGCCGCGCGACTCGGCTTCGCCGACCCGGACGCGGCCGTGCCGGCGGTGGCCGCCGTCGCCGCCGCGTACCACCCCGGGGCCGAACCGGCGGTGGTGCGGCGGGCGGACCGGGCGGTGGCCGCCCTGGTGGCGCTGGCCCCGCCGGACCCGTTCGAGGCGCTGGCCAACCGGATCGGGCTGCTGGTCCAGGCGTGCGACGCGACGGCCGGGCTGATCTGCGCCGGCGCCCGCCACCTGCTGCCTCCGGCCGAGGCTCCCGCCACCCCGCGCGCCCACCCCGCCCTCGGTCGCCACCTGCTGCCTCCGCCCGGGGCGCCGGCCACGCCGCGCGCCCACCCCGGGGGCGACGCGGCGCGAGCGGGCGGCGGCACCGCGCCGACCGGGCCCGACGCCGACGCCGTACCGGCCGCCTCCGGCGGGGACCTGGTGGACCTGCTCGCCGAGGTGCTGCGGCTGGATCCGCCGGTCCGGGGCAGCCGGCGGATCACCGCCGGCGACGTGCGGATCGGCGGCGTCGAGCTGCCGGCCGGCACGCCGCTGGTGCTGCGCTTCGACGCGGCCAACCGGGATCCGGCGGTCTTCGCCGAGCCGGACGTGTTCCGGCCCGGCCGGGCCGCGGCGGCGCTGACCTTCGGCGTCGGACCCCGCGGCTGCCCCGGCAGCGGGCACGCCCTGGCGCTGGCCGCCGGGGTGCTGGACGTGCTGCGCGAGCGGTGCCGTCGCGTCCCGGGGCCGGTGCGGTACGAACCGCACCCGCTGCTGCGGGTGCCGACCCGGCTCGAGGTGGTAGCGCGATGA
- a CDS encoding SLC13 family permease, with amino-acid sequence MTLAASAPPVPSGPAGRRRRPHPLDVVAVVLALTGVGCVLGGLLPRAEAGATMHRILPLLVFLGTVVVLAELTAVAGVFDVLGTRLAIAARGSWAALFLLCVGFAALTTVTLNLDTTAVLLTPVMLALAGNLRVAAAPLAVTTVWLANTASLLLPVSNLTNLLAADRIGLDPVGFAARMWLPQLAALVVTGLVLWFSWWRRHRPPDGRFRPPSTRPPADSVLYRTALAGCLIFVVGVLAEVEIGIVSSVSAALVLVGFAVRAPRMLRLRLLPWRLLVFVIGLFLVVQTLGRLGLDDLVAGLLGDGDGAAGLLRAGGTGVLLANAVNNLPAYLAGESVLPTGDAPRLLALLIGTNAGPLAVPWASLATLLWFERCRSAGVSVPLRRFLLTGALLAVAGTAAAVGALLLTG; translated from the coding sequence GTGACCCTCGCTGCCAGCGCACCGCCTGTCCCGTCCGGCCCGGCCGGTCGGCGGCGGCGTCCGCACCCGCTGGACGTGGTGGCGGTCGTCCTCGCCCTGACCGGGGTCGGCTGCGTGCTGGGTGGGCTGCTCCCCCGCGCCGAGGCCGGCGCGACGATGCACCGGATCCTGCCACTGCTGGTCTTCCTGGGCACGGTGGTGGTGCTGGCCGAGCTGACGGCGGTCGCCGGGGTGTTCGACGTGCTCGGCACCCGGCTGGCCATCGCGGCCCGGGGCAGTTGGGCGGCCCTGTTCCTGCTCTGCGTGGGATTCGCGGCGCTGACCACCGTCACCCTCAACCTGGACACGACGGCGGTGCTGCTCACGCCGGTGATGCTGGCCCTGGCCGGAAACCTGCGGGTCGCGGCGGCCCCGCTGGCCGTGACCACCGTCTGGCTGGCCAACACGGCGAGCCTCCTGCTGCCCGTGTCCAACCTGACGAACCTTCTGGCCGCCGATCGGATCGGTCTGGATCCGGTCGGCTTCGCCGCGCGGATGTGGCTGCCGCAGCTGGCCGCTCTCGTGGTGACGGGGTTGGTGCTCTGGTTCAGTTGGTGGCGCCGGCACCGGCCGCCGGACGGGCGATTCCGACCGCCGTCCACGCGACCACCGGCCGACTCGGTGCTGTACCGGACCGCGCTCGCCGGCTGCCTGATCTTCGTCGTCGGCGTGCTGGCGGAGGTGGAGATCGGGATCGTGTCGAGCGTGTCCGCCGCGCTGGTGCTGGTCGGCTTCGCCGTCCGCGCGCCCCGCATGCTGCGTCTCCGGCTGCTGCCGTGGCGGCTGCTGGTGTTCGTCATCGGGCTCTTCCTGGTGGTGCAGACCCTCGGCCGGCTCGGGCTGGACGATCTGGTGGCCGGCCTGCTCGGCGACGGCGACGGCGCGGCCGGGCTGCTGCGGGCGGGGGGCACGGGCGTCCTGCTGGCCAACGCGGTGAACAACCTGCCGGCGTACCTGGCGGGCGAGTCGGTGCTGCCGACCGGGGACGCGCCGCGACTGCTGGCCCTGCTCATCGGCACGAACGCCGGTCCGCTCGCCGTGCCGTGGGCGTCGCTGGCCACCCTGCTGTGGTTCGAGCGGTGCCGCAGTGCCGGGGTGAGCGTGCCGTTGCGCCGGTTCCTGCTGACCGGCGCCCTGCTCGCGGTGGCCGGCACCGCCGCCGCCGTCGGCGCGCTGCTGCTCACCGGCTGA
- a CDS encoding helix-turn-helix domain-containing protein has product MHPTTTDAPALAQLAALLADTTRARFCLALLDGRAWTAGELARAAGVAASTASDHLSQLVRGGLLVQERQGRHRYVRLADPSVAQLIEDLAGRVGAAPPPARSLRAARATAAQAYARTCYDHLAGRLGVLVHDALLDRGLLDRAGGLTLTPAGLDWCADLGLTVAPLRATRRPLLRDCLDWTERRPHLSGALAAALCARLLDLGWLARGDGRAVRLTPDGAPALAAALGVPAATLAPPATTDTGGGRA; this is encoded by the coding sequence ATGCACCCCACGACCACCGACGCGCCGGCCCTGGCCCAGCTCGCCGCCCTGCTGGCCGACACCACCCGGGCCCGGTTCTGCCTGGCCCTGCTCGACGGGCGGGCCTGGACGGCAGGGGAGCTGGCCCGGGCCGCCGGCGTCGCGGCGTCCACCGCGAGCGACCACCTCAGCCAGCTGGTCCGGGGCGGGCTGCTGGTGCAGGAACGGCAGGGGCGGCACCGTTACGTGCGGCTGGCCGACCCGTCCGTGGCCCAGCTCATCGAAGACCTGGCCGGGCGGGTGGGAGCCGCGCCGCCGCCGGCCCGCTCGTTGCGCGCCGCCCGCGCCACCGCCGCCCAGGCGTACGCCCGGACCTGCTACGACCACCTCGCCGGCCGGCTCGGCGTGCTGGTGCACGACGCGCTGCTCGACCGGGGCCTGCTGGACCGGGCCGGCGGGCTCACCCTCACGCCGGCCGGGCTGGACTGGTGCGCCGACCTCGGGCTGACGGTGGCGCCGCTGCGCGCCACCCGCCGGCCGCTGCTGCGCGACTGTCTCGACTGGACAGAACGCCGCCCGCACCTCTCCGGCGCGCTCGCCGCGGCCCTCTGCGCGCGCCTGCTCGACCTGGGCTGGCTGGCCCGGGGCGACGGCCGCGCCGTCCGGCTCACCCCCGACGGCGCCCCGGCGCTGGCCGCCGCCCTCGGCGTGCCCGCGGCCACCCTGGCGCCGCCCGCGACCACCGACACCGGCGGCGGGCGCGCCTGA
- a CDS encoding DUF1203 domain-containing protein: MRTATSFLVRPLPPAALDAVRRTGRDAAGRPAEALRAGGGEPLRCCLRDAGAGEDLLLFGYAPPVAAGPYREIGPVFAHAGSCPGPDQTGGYPAAWRDRPQVLRAYDRRGRIHGGRRHDGTDPEGVIAELFADPEVHQLHSRNVVYGCFMFTVDRPGE; the protein is encoded by the coding sequence ATGAGAACAGCCACCTCCTTCCTCGTCCGCCCGCTGCCACCGGCGGCGCTCGACGCCGTCCGCCGTACCGGTCGGGACGCCGCCGGCCGGCCCGCCGAAGCGCTCCGAGCCGGCGGCGGGGAGCCGCTGCGGTGCTGCCTGCGCGACGCCGGCGCGGGCGAGGACCTGCTGCTCTTCGGATACGCGCCGCCGGTCGCCGCCGGCCCGTACCGGGAGATCGGCCCGGTCTTCGCGCACGCCGGGTCCTGCCCCGGGCCGGACCAGACCGGCGGCTATCCGGCGGCCTGGCGGGACCGGCCGCAGGTGCTGCGGGCGTACGACCGGCGCGGCCGGATCCACGGCGGCCGGCGCCACGACGGCACCGACCCGGAAGGGGTGATCGCCGAGCTGTTCGCCGACCCGGAGGTCCACCAACTGCACAGCCGCAACGTGGTGTACGGCTGCTTCATGTTCACCGTCGACCGGCCGGGGGAGTGA
- a CDS encoding YciI family protein, with translation MVLVKAAAADEDRLAPSQELIEAMGEYNERLVKAGIMLDGGGLRPTSEAVEVVFEGGTTSVVDGPFTEAKEIIAGYWIWQVGSVEEAVEWARQCPDDPNSGIRSSLEIRPFFEAEDFGEEYTPERRERDARLAAEVTAQHGQG, from the coding sequence ATGGTGCTGGTGAAGGCCGCCGCGGCGGACGAGGACCGGCTCGCCCCGAGCCAGGAGCTGATCGAGGCGATGGGCGAGTACAACGAGCGGCTGGTCAAGGCCGGGATCATGCTGGACGGCGGCGGTCTGCGGCCCACCAGCGAGGCCGTCGAGGTGGTGTTCGAGGGCGGCACCACCTCGGTGGTGGACGGGCCGTTCACCGAGGCCAAGGAGATCATCGCCGGGTACTGGATCTGGCAGGTCGGCTCGGTCGAGGAGGCCGTGGAGTGGGCCCGGCAGTGCCCCGACGACCCGAACAGCGGGATCCGGTCGAGTCTGGAGATCCGCCCGTTCTTCGAGGCGGAGGACTTCGGCGAGGAGTACACCCCGGAGCGACGCGAGCGGGACGCGCGACTCGCCGCCGAGGTCACGGCACAGCACGGGCAGGGCTGA
- a CDS encoding RNA polymerase sigma factor encodes MDARRTVEAVWRMHSARLVASLTRLVHDVGLAEDVAQEAFLSALAQWPRDGVPDEPAAWLATVARRRAIDLIRRERLRDDRYALLAAAPRDEPHDAGLGTATDEDLLALVFVACHPVLSQQARAALTLRMVGGLTTEEIARAFLVPSATIGQRISRAKRTLAEAEVPFALPDADALPARLSAVLEVVYLIFNEGYAATSGDRWMRRDLAEQAVRLGRILAGLMPGEPEVHGLVALMELQASRFAARTGPDGQPVLLPDQDRTRWDRTLITHGLAALGRARTLRKPLGPYTVQAAIAACHARARRFEDTDWDGVLALYDALTQLAPSPVTHLNRAVAVLHVDGPGAALDAVDVLRGDPRMARYHLLGAVRGDLLLRLGRHAEAAEELERAAGLAPTRHERMLLMTRAAAATVPPT; translated from the coding sequence ATGGACGCGCGACGGACGGTCGAGGCGGTCTGGCGGATGCACTCCGCGCGTCTGGTCGCCTCCCTCACCCGGCTCGTGCACGACGTCGGGCTCGCCGAGGACGTCGCCCAGGAGGCGTTCCTGTCCGCGCTGGCGCAGTGGCCGCGCGACGGCGTGCCGGACGAGCCGGCCGCGTGGTTGGCGACCGTCGCCCGGCGCCGGGCGATCGACCTGATCCGGCGGGAACGGCTGCGCGACGACCGGTACGCGCTGCTCGCCGCGGCTCCGCGCGACGAGCCGCACGACGCGGGCCTGGGCACGGCCACCGACGAGGACCTGCTGGCCCTGGTCTTCGTCGCCTGCCACCCCGTGCTGTCCCAGCAGGCGCGGGCCGCGCTCACCCTGCGCATGGTCGGCGGGCTCACCACCGAGGAGATCGCCCGGGCGTTCCTGGTGCCGAGCGCCACCATCGGGCAGCGCATCTCCCGGGCCAAGCGGACCCTCGCCGAGGCCGAGGTGCCGTTCGCGTTGCCCGACGCCGACGCCCTGCCGGCCCGGCTCTCCGCCGTCCTGGAGGTGGTCTACCTGATCTTCAACGAGGGTTACGCGGCGACCTCCGGCGACCGGTGGATGCGCCGGGACCTCGCCGAGCAGGCCGTCCGGCTGGGCCGGATCCTCGCCGGGCTGATGCCCGGCGAACCCGAGGTGCACGGCCTGGTGGCCCTCATGGAACTCCAGGCGTCCCGGTTCGCCGCCCGCACCGGGCCGGACGGCCAGCCGGTGCTGCTGCCGGACCAGGACCGGACGCGCTGGGACCGCACCCTCATCACGCACGGCCTGGCCGCGCTGGGCCGGGCCCGGACGCTGCGTAAGCCCCTGGGCCCGTACACCGTGCAGGCCGCCATCGCCGCCTGCCACGCCCGCGCCCGCCGGTTCGAGGACACCGACTGGGACGGCGTCCTCGCGCTCTACGACGCGCTCACCCAGCTCGCCCCGTCACCGGTGACCCACCTCAACCGCGCGGTCGCGGTGCTCCACGTCGACGGGCCGGGGGCGGCCCTCGACGCGGTCGACGTCCTGCGCGGCGATCCCCGGATGGCCCGCTACCACCTGCTCGGCGCGGTGCGTGGCGACCTTCTGCTACGCCTCGGCCGGCACGCCGAGGCGGCCGAGGAGCTGGAGCGGGCCGCCGGCCTGGCGCCGACCCGGCACGAGCGGATGCTGCTGATGACCCGCGCCGCCGCCGCGACCGTCCCGCCCACCTGA
- a CDS encoding isocitrate lyase/phosphoenolpyruvate mutase family protein: MSDRHAAFHALHHAGTPLLLPNAWDHASAAALATRGYPAVGTTSLGVAAAAGLPDGAAATRAETLRLARLLRGVSTLLTVDLEAGFSDDPAEVAALAVELAGLGVVGINLEDGRSDGTLDPPALTADKVAAVKVAAPDLFVNARTDAWWLGVPDPLPQALERAGAYRAAGADGIFTPGVPDAATVGVLVAELDAPLNVLYRPGGPTVAELGRLGVARISTGSLLFRAALGAALATVDALRSADPGPAAGPDPRVGPAVPPEPPSYAEVQRLSGAVEE, from the coding sequence ATGAGCGACCGGCACGCCGCGTTCCACGCCCTGCACCACGCCGGCACGCCGCTGCTGCTGCCCAACGCCTGGGACCACGCCTCGGCCGCCGCGCTCGCCACCCGCGGATATCCGGCGGTCGGCACCACGAGCCTCGGCGTCGCCGCCGCGGCCGGCCTGCCCGACGGTGCCGCGGCCACCCGGGCGGAGACCCTGCGGCTGGCCCGACTGCTGCGCGGGGTGTCCACGCTCCTCACCGTCGACCTGGAGGCGGGATTCAGCGACGACCCGGCCGAGGTCGCGGCGCTCGCCGTCGAACTGGCCGGGCTCGGCGTGGTCGGGATCAACCTGGAGGACGGCCGGTCGGACGGGACACTCGACCCGCCTGCGCTGACCGCGGACAAGGTGGCGGCGGTCAAGGTCGCGGCCCCGGACCTCTTCGTCAACGCCCGCACCGACGCCTGGTGGCTCGGTGTCCCCGACCCGTTGCCGCAGGCGCTGGAGCGGGCCGGGGCGTACCGGGCGGCCGGGGCGGACGGCATCTTCACGCCCGGCGTGCCGGACGCCGCCACGGTCGGCGTCCTGGTCGCGGAACTCGACGCCCCGCTGAACGTGCTGTACCGGCCGGGCGGTCCGACCGTCGCCGAGCTGGGCCGGCTCGGGGTGGCTCGGATCAGCACCGGTTCGCTGCTGTTCCGCGCGGCGCTCGGGGCCGCGTTGGCGACCGTGGACGCCCTGCGGTCCGCGGATCCGGGCCCGGCCGCGGGTCCGGATCCTCGCGTGGGGCCGGCCGTCCCGCCGGAGCCACCGTCGTACGCCGAGGTCCAGCGGCTGAGCGGAGCCGTCGAGGAGTGA
- a CDS encoding DUF5715 family protein, translating into MRVPSRRPGPQSGPPVTSTAAPRRLPTASPGRPAAAGADLAAYRAAVADLLVEVGALADAPSTAARQVLIDDRLREPALAAVLDATPQGFLGARETLLLEMARYQPNERSAARDLTALVRIYLLSRIDVMWWRDAHAFLTDAQVEGSAELVDLEWLRRRDLLRFRYREQPATLLGRGFQAARRRLRPDASPRTAGLLARRARREVVALLNDLGREFARATPAGTPPLWVTSLTRSAEHQYRLRRLGYSAMLPSGHCLGYAADIEMDWFDRFGARGALAEVLLARQEAGEINVIDEGQAWHICLAPGARRRLRRAYEAEMGV; encoded by the coding sequence ATGCGAGTGCCCAGCCGACGCCCCGGACCGCAGTCCGGCCCGCCCGTCACCTCGACCGCCGCGCCTCGCCGCCTCCCCACCGCCTCGCCCGGCCGGCCGGCGGCCGCCGGGGCCGACCTCGCCGCGTACCGGGCAGCCGTCGCCGATCTGCTGGTCGAGGTCGGCGCCCTCGCCGACGCGCCCAGCACCGCCGCCCGGCAGGTGCTGATCGACGACCGGTTACGCGAGCCCGCCCTCGCCGCGGTGCTCGACGCCACCCCGCAGGGCTTCCTCGGCGCGCGCGAGACGCTGCTGCTGGAGATGGCCCGTTACCAGCCGAACGAGCGCAGTGCGGCCCGGGACCTCACCGCCCTGGTCCGGATCTACCTGCTCTCCCGCATCGACGTGATGTGGTGGCGGGACGCCCACGCCTTCCTCACCGACGCCCAGGTCGAGGGGAGCGCCGAGCTGGTCGACCTGGAGTGGCTGCGCCGCCGTGATCTGCTGCGCTTCCGCTACCGCGAACAGCCGGCGACCCTGCTCGGCCGGGGGTTCCAGGCGGCCCGGCGACGGCTGCGGCCCGACGCCAGCCCGCGTACCGCCGGACTGCTGGCCCGGCGCGCCCGCCGGGAGGTGGTGGCGCTGCTCAACGACCTCGGCCGGGAGTTCGCCCGGGCCACCCCGGCGGGCACCCCGCCACTGTGGGTCACCAGCCTGACCCGCAGCGCCGAGCACCAGTACCGGCTGCGCCGCCTCGGCTACTCGGCCATGCTGCCCAGCGGGCACTGCCTCGGGTACGCGGCGGACATCGAGATGGACTGGTTCGACCGCTTCGGCGCACGGGGCGCCCTGGCCGAGGTGCTCCTCGCCCGGCAGGAGGCCGGCGAGATCAACGTGATCGACGAGGGCCAGGCCTGGCATATCTGTCTCGCCCCGGGCGCCCGTCGGCGGCTGCGGCGGGCGTACGAGGCCGAGATGGGAGTGTGA
- a CDS encoding asparagine synthase-related protein: protein MGGVALSIGPEADPTIFRRMLAILAPRGEVTETRYETGLLAGARRLRVVDRDRAVQPWVSADERWLLCFNGEVFNHRELRAELTWLGHAFRSDGDTEVVLAAFERWGEDAVTRLRGEYAFVVVERATGRAYLARDPLGVKPLYWTRKPGCLHLASEVKALVGHGAPIGEVPPGHHGWADEGGHLRLRPHVDLLTLGDGLPVIDDLDEAALLVRAALKESIRLRVDTDLTVGVMLSGGLDSSLTLLHVREMHPDCVAVTVGVPDSPDVAYARRLAADLGVPHEVVELRPRDIRLADIREAIRMSELTEYGDIINAVVSVPLFRRLRQLGVKVALTGDGSDELFGGYPMYHEVGPAASRRLLLHKISNLGRTELQRVDRTSMDHGVEARVPFLDLSVVELAMRLPLELKMRDGQEKWIVRRAFADVLPGYVRRRPKHPMSYSSGLHERARLYKPFFARLHRSFRYDLLEPVRRDFDSVLTRCGNDLDRALAHGLARPDYTVLEHARDLVGAAKWNAAPMVRRLVGPRRSRGDEAPLPG from the coding sequence ATGGGCGGCGTGGCGCTGAGCATCGGCCCCGAGGCCGACCCGACGATCTTCCGCCGGATGCTCGCCATCCTCGCCCCACGCGGCGAGGTCACCGAGACCCGGTACGAGACCGGGCTGCTCGCCGGCGCCCGCCGTCTGCGCGTGGTGGACCGCGACCGGGCGGTGCAACCGTGGGTTTCCGCCGACGAGCGGTGGCTGCTCTGCTTCAACGGCGAGGTCTTCAACCACCGAGAACTGCGCGCCGAGCTGACCTGGCTCGGCCACGCCTTCCGCAGCGACGGCGACACCGAGGTGGTGCTCGCCGCGTTCGAACGCTGGGGCGAGGACGCGGTCACCCGGCTGCGTGGCGAGTACGCGTTCGTGGTGGTCGAGCGGGCCACCGGCCGCGCCTACCTGGCCCGTGACCCGCTCGGCGTGAAGCCGCTGTACTGGACCCGCAAGCCGGGCTGCCTGCATCTCGCCTCGGAGGTCAAGGCGCTGGTCGGGCATGGCGCGCCGATCGGAGAAGTGCCGCCCGGGCACCACGGCTGGGCGGACGAGGGCGGTCACCTCCGGCTGCGCCCGCACGTCGACCTGCTCACCCTCGGCGACGGGCTGCCCGTGATCGACGACCTGGACGAGGCCGCCCTGCTCGTCCGCGCCGCGCTGAAGGAGAGCATCCGGTTGCGGGTGGACACCGACCTCACCGTCGGCGTGATGCTCTCCGGCGGCCTGGACAGCTCGCTGACCCTGCTGCACGTACGGGAGATGCACCCGGACTGCGTCGCGGTGACGGTCGGTGTGCCGGACAGTCCCGACGTGGCCTACGCCCGTCGTCTCGCCGCCGACCTCGGCGTGCCGCACGAGGTGGTGGAGCTGCGCCCGCGCGACATCCGCCTGGCCGACATCCGGGAGGCGATCCGGATGTCGGAGCTCACCGAGTACGGCGACATCATCAACGCGGTCGTCTCCGTGCCGCTGTTCCGGCGGCTGCGGCAGCTGGGTGTGAAGGTCGCGCTCACCGGCGACGGATCGGACGAGCTGTTCGGCGGCTACCCGATGTACCACGAGGTCGGGCCGGCCGCGTCCCGCCGGCTCCTGCTGCACAAGATCAGCAACCTGGGTCGGACCGAGCTGCAGCGGGTGGACCGGACCAGCATGGACCACGGGGTGGAGGCGCGGGTGCCGTTCCTCGACCTCAGCGTCGTCGAGTTGGCCATGCGGCTGCCGCTGGAGCTGAAGATGCGCGACGGCCAGGAGAAGTGGATCGTCCGGCGGGCGTTCGCCGACGTCCTCCCCGGCTACGTCCGCCGGCGGCCGAAGCACCCGATGTCGTACTCCTCGGGGCTGCACGAACGGGCGCGGCTCTACAAGCCGTTCTTCGCCCGGCTGCACCGCTCGTTCCGGTACGACCTGCTGGAGCCGGTCCGGCGCGACTTCGACAGCGTGCTCACCCGGTGCGGGAACGACCTGGACCGGGCCCTCGCGCACGGCCTGGCCCGGCCGGACTACACCGTCCTCGAACACGCCCGGGATCTGGTGGGCGCCGCGAAGTGGAACGCCGCGCCGATGGTCCGCCGGTTGGTCGGCCCGCGCCGTAGCCGTGGTGACGAGGCCCCGCTGCCCGGCTGA